taacagacatggttagagtatcataacagacatggttagagtatcataacagacatggttagagtatcataacagacatggttagagtatcataacagacatggttagagtatcataacagacatggttagagtatcataacagacatggttagagtctataataacagacatggttagagtataacagacatggttagagtataacagacatggttagagtatcataacagacatggttagagtatcataacagacatggttagagtaataacagacatggttagagTCTATtatcataacagacatggttagagtatcataacagacatggttagagtctatcataacagacatggttagagtctatcataacagacatggttagagtatcataacagacatggttagagtatcataacagacatggttagagtatcataacagacatggttagagtatcataacagacatggtcactcataacagacatggttagagtatcataacagacatggttagagtatcataacagacatggttagagTCTTTAACAGACATGGTTAGAGTCTATCCTAACAGACATGGTTAGAGtatcataacagacatggttacagtctatcataacagacatggttagagtatcataacagacatggttctatcataacagacatggttagactatcataacagacatggttagagTATCATAACAGACATTGTCACTACTTGAATTTGGGGGTGGCTGGACAAACATCCCCTCTTTTTCATATGGTCcttcaatctctgtctctctctctgtctgtctctctctctgtctctctctctctgtctgtctctctatttctctgtctctctctctctgtctgtctctctatttctctgtctctctctctctgtctgtctctctatttctctgtctctctctctgtctgtctctctatttctctgtctctctctctgtctgtctctatttctctgtctctgtctctctgtctgtctctctatttctctgtctctctctcaggattcATCTGCCTCCGTCATCCTTGCTGTGGTGTCACTCCTGAGGATCTGTAACGGCCACTCCCCTTCACCCGAGAGCAAGGCTGCTATTGGCTGTAGCAAAGCATCCACCAACCTGATTGGCTGCAGCAAGGTCCAGAGGTGTTGTCTAGACTCCCTGGCTAGCCTTAGCACCTGCCCTGGTGAGAATCTAGTCTCTGGGAGCGTGTTCAGGAATACAATCATGTTTAAAAGCGTacaaaattatttttttttaaacgttgttTTAGGAGCTGTGGAACGGATGGTGGAGGTGTTCCATGTTCTAGTGCAGAACCTACAGAACCCTGACTCAGACCCCACcgtgagacacacaaacacccaaCACACAACATCTAACTCAGTTTGGattctctcccgtctctcctaGTTTCCTAGTGGATTAatgaccactgtgtgtgtgtgtgtgtgtgtgtgtgtgtgtgtgtgtgtgtgtgtgtgtgtctgtctgtgtctgtgtctgtctgttccttctgTCTCCTGTCTTCAGGTGCTCCAGAAGAACTACCAGGCCATGTTGAGGTGGCTTAGTGTGTCTGCAGAGCCTAACTCCCTGACTGATCTGGTCACTGAAGGTACAGAGAACCAATCAAACATCAATATATCTGGTCACTGAAGGTACAGAGAACCAATCAAACATCAGTATATCTGGTCACTGAAGGTATAGGGAGTCAACATCAATATATCTGGTCACTGAAGGTTCAGGGAGTCAACATCAATATATCTGGTCACTGAAGGTTCAGGGAGTCAACATCAATATATCTGGTCACTGAAGGTTCAGGGAGTCAATATATCTGGTCACTGAAGGTTCAGGGAGTCAACATCAATATATCTGGTCACTGAAGGTTCAGAGTCAACATCAATATATCTGGTCACTGAAGGTTCAGGGAGTCAACATCAATATATCTGGTCAGATGTGGCTGTTTCTGTTGATGCTTAACAGATATTTATACTGATgttttttcctgtgtgtgtgtcgtaacAGACCTCCTGCCCGTGCTAaagaagcgtgtgtgtgtgttctaacagATCTCCTTCCCGTGCTAaagaagcgtgtgtgtgtgtcgtaacaGACCTCCTGCCCGTGCTAaagaagcgtgtgtgtgtgttctaacagATCTCCTTCCCGTGCTAaagaagcgtgtgtgtgtgtgtcgtaacaGATCTCCTTCCCGTGCTAaagaagcgtgtgtgtgtgtcgtaacagatctccttgtgtgtgtgtgtgtgtcgtaacaGACCTCCTGCCCGTGCTAAAgaagcgcgtgtgtgtgtgtgtgtgtgtaacagaccTCCTGCCCGTGctaaagaagtgtgtgtgtgtgtgtgtcgtaacaGACCTCCTGCCCTTAGTAAAGAagcgttttgtgtgtgtgtgtgtatgtgtgtgtgtgttgtaacagACCTCCTGCCCGTGCTAaagaagcatgtgtgtgtgtgtgttgtaacagATCTCCTGCCCGTGCTAaagaagcgtgtgtgtgtgtgtcgtaacaGACCTCCTGCCCGTGCTAaagaagcgtgtgtgtgtgtgtgtgtgtgtgtgtgtgtgttgtaacagACCTCCATCCCGTGCTAAAGAAGCGTGTGTGTGTCATAACAGACCTCCTGCCCGTGctaaagaagtgtgtgtgtgtgtgtgtgtgtgtgtgtcgtaacaGACCTCCTGCCCGTGCTAAAAAAAAGCGACCtcctgcccgtgtgtgtgtgtgtgtcgtaacaGACCTCCTGCCCGTgctaaagcagtgtgtgtgtgtgtgtcgtaacaGACCTCCTGCCCGTGCTaaagcagcgtgtgtgtgtgtgtgtgtgtgtgtgtgtgtcgtaacaGACCTCCTGCCCGTGCTAaagaagcgtgtgtgtgtgtcataacaGACCTCCTGCCCGTGCTAaagaagcgtgtgtgtgtgtgtgtgtgtgtgtgtgtgtgtgtgtgtgtgtgtgtcgtaacaGACCTCCTGCCCGTGCTAaagaagcgtgtgtgtgtgtgtgtgtgtcgtaacaGACCTCCTGCCCGTGCTaaagcagcgtgtgtgtgtgtgtgtgtcgtaacaGACCTCCTGCCCGTGCTaaagcagcgtgtgtgtgtgtgtcgtaacaGACCTCCTGCCCGTGCTaaagcagcgtgtgtgtgtgtgtgtgtgtgtgtgtgtgtcgtaacaGACCTCCTGCCCGTGCTAaagaagcgtgtgtgtgtgtgtgtgtgtgtgtgtgtgtgtgtgtcgtaacaGACCTCCTGCCCGTGCTaaagcagcgtgtgtgtgtgtgtcgtaacaGACCTCCTGCCCGTGCTAaagaagcgtgtgtgtgtgtgtgtgtgtgtgttgtaacagACCTCCTTCCCGTGCTAaagaagcgtgtgtgtgtgtgtgtgtgtcgtaacaGACCTCCTGCCCGTGCTAAAGAAGCGTGTGTGTGACGTGCGTTGGGAGGTTCGAGACTCCACTCTGGAGTTCCTCGGCCAGCTGTGTGAGGCGTTAAGCTGCACCGTTACTCCTATCCTGCTGGAGGCGCTGTGTGATCAGGAGAGCTATGTGAGGGCTAGTGCCATCTCTGCCCTGGCCAGGACACTACCACTCAGTGACCAGCAGGGGGAGCCAGGGAACCGGACACAGGTGAGACTCTGACCTACACATTTCATTTACTGTAGAACGGATGCCCCGCTTCACATttctcaatatatatatatacttttttttttaatgaagattTGTTTAATTCATATAAATCTAATAttttaaaacaacacattttgacGAATCAAATGATTCGATTCGCCATAGTAGTAGTTGGAATCCGGTTCAATCGCGGTGAATCGAATCAAAAATAATCATCAGTGAATCGCAAACAGTAAAAGGAAATGAAGCTGTAGTCTTtgttacttattttccaccataatttgcaaataaattcattaaaaatcctacaatgtgattttctggattttttttcttctcattttgtctgtcatagttgaagtgtacatatgatgaaaattacaggcctctctcatctttttaagtgggagaacttgcacaattggtggctgactaaatactttttttgccccactgtatatctgacagtgtgtattaactgttgttactgtgtgtgttctctccaggaGCAGACCCTGGGTCAGTTACTAGACATCCTGTCTCAGGATTCAGAGGGCTTCCCCAGACGCGCTGTGGTCCAGTTCTTCATCAGCTGGCTAAAGACACACccatcatcttcctcctcctcctcctcctcgctgtGTTCTGTCCTATCGCTGGGCAGCACTGATCTGGACTGggaggtcaaagttcacacccTGGAGCTGGTAGAGCTCCTGATGGAGGAAACACTACCAGGTCACCAGGAGTCAGAGCTGGGGTCAGCTCCTCCCCCTTACGGTGGCTCTGGAGGGACAAACCTACTAACACACACTGACCTCACACACCCCTACGCTGTGACGCCAAGCCAGCCCTCACCCCTTCTAACACACACCCCATCTGAAACACacacccccctcacacacacacaccccacacacacaacccccacacacacacacccaactaCATCTGTAGTGTGTGGTCTGTCTCGGTTGGTGGAGCTCGGTGTTGTCACAGCGTTACTCAATGGCCTGTTTGATTGCGACAGACCTGTAGCTTTAAAAGCCTGTAGTCTGTTGCTACGACTACGAGACGCGGTGTGTCCGTCCCGGTCGCTAGGGAAAGGTGCTATGACaactgacgacacaacagttgcCAAGGTGACTTTTGATCTGAGGGGTCAGGTTTGGGAGCGGGAGGTCACGAGGAAgttacaggagaagagaggatctGATTGGGTTAAAGAGTCCAGGGAAGTAGGTTGTGATAGGCCAAACAAGAACAGAGATTCTGATAGGACAGACGGGGCTGGTTCCGAAGCCTGCGATAGGTCGACggggaagagtgtgtgtgagggtagCGCGAGGGTGTGTGAGGTGCTGTGGTCGTTGGGTCTAGAGGAGAGGCAGAGTGTGTTATCACAGAGTAGTGACCATGTCCagaactcacctctctctctactggagGACATTCTGAACGCTATAGACACCTCACACACTGACAAGGTTATAGTAGACTGTTACTGACCGACACACGTCCTGATGGACTAACACAGTTTTATTTGTTGTTTCTCCTCTGTACGTTGACTAGTGAATACTGTAGTTAGAGTCCCATTGGGACATAACTCTTGATCATCTACcaggaaaataaataaagatactgttttgatatttcaaaccAATGGTGTCAACGTTTTCCTGACTTGGTATGttgagagtgagggaggagagtgagtgagaagagtgaggagaagagtgaggagagagagagaagagtgaggagagagagagaagagtgaggagagagagagaagagtgaggagagagagagaagagtgttgttttattatttaaaagtgGAGCATGAATTGAGTGAGTGTTTCCTGAAGCCAATGGGTTTAGTGATTTCCCCTACACCACCCTGCCTACACCACCCTGCCCTATACCACCCTGCCCTACACCACTCTGCCTACACCACCCTGCCCTACACCACCCTGCCCTACACCACCCTGCCCTACACCACCCTGCCCTACACCACCCTGCCCTACACCACTCTGCCTACACCACCCTGCCCTACACCACCCTGCCCTACACCACTCTGCCTACACCACTCTGCCTACACCACCCTGCCCTACACCACTCTGCCCTACACCACCCTGCCCTACACCACTCTGCCCTACACCACTCTGCCCTACACCACCCTGCCCTATACCACTCTGCCCTACACCACCCTGCCCTACACCACCCTGCCCTACACCACTCTGCCTACACCACCCTGCCCTACACCACCCTGCCCTACACCACCCTGCCCTACACCACCCTGCCCTACACCACTCTGCCCTACACCACCCTGCCCTACACCACCCTGCCCTACACCACCCTGCCCTACACCACTCTGCCCTACACCACCCTGCCCTACACCACCCTGCCCTACACCACTCTGCCCTACACCACCCTGCCCTACACCACTCTGCCTACACCACTCTGCCTACACCACCCTGCCCTACACCACTCTGCCCTACACCACTCTGCCCTACACCACTCTGCCCTACACCACTCTGGAAGTCAccctctgcatctcagtgcaagaggcgttactacagtccctggtttgaatccaggctgaatcacatccggccttgattggaagtcccatagggtgggcgcacaattggcccagcgtcgtctgggtttggccggtgtcgggtagggtgtagggggtacagggtaggccgtcattgtaaataataattagttCTGAACTGACTTTTCTTGTTAAATAAAGAATctaatagaaaggttcagtacctCTGGACTGGGGGGGGGATAGTGAGAGAGAagtaggagaaagaggagagagagtgtagaaagagaggtgaggaggagtaggagaaagagaggagagcgaggagtaggagaaagagaggagagcgaggagtaggagaaagagaggagaggagggagaggagtaggagaaagagagggagaggagtaggagaaagagaggagaggagggagaggagtaggagaaagaggagaggagggagaggagtgaggagaaagagaggaggaggagggagagtaggagaaagagaggagaggagggagaggagtaggagaaagagaggagaggagggagaggagtaggagaaagagaggagaggagggagaggagtaggagaaagagaggagaggagagcgagaagtaggagaaagagaggagaggagggagaggagtaggagaaagagaggagaggagggagaggagtaggagaaagagaggagaggagggagaggagtaggagaaagagaggagaggagagagagaagtaggagaaagaggagaggggaggggagcgaGGGTAGACAGAGGTAAGGTGAGAGCGAGGGCACAGAGAATATATTTTTCACTTGGGAGAAAAGTGaggtaggaaggagagagaggtagggagaagtAGTGTGTGAGgtgtagggagagaagagagggaggaaggagagagggaggtaggagggagagaaaaggaaagagggaggaaggctGGAGTGAGAGATGTAGTCATGATCAGCTGATCAGTCTTAATGGTTCCTGGAGATTAGAGTTCCCTGGAACTTTACACTGATTAATGTTTCTGACCAACTCGCCGTGTGGAAACCATACACTCTGACCCCAGGTCAGCTGTCTGTGTCCCTTCTGAAGTGGTAGAAACCATAGACTCTGACCCCAGGTCAGCTGTCTgcgtttattttacttttatttaactaggcacgtcggTTAAGTAATGTTCAATgccggtctaggaacagtgggttaactgccttgttcaggggaacagtgggttaactgccttgttcaggggaacggtgggttaactgccttgttcaggggaacagtgggttaactgccttgttcagggaacagtgggttaactgccttgttcaggggaacagtgggttaactgccttgttcaggggaacagtgggttaactgccttgttcaggggaacagtgggttaactgccttgttaactgccttgttcaggggaacagtgggttaactgccttgttcaggggaacagtgggttaactgccttgttcaggggaacagtgggttaactgccttgttcagggaacagtgggttaactgccttgttcagggaacggtgggttaactgccttgttcaggggaacagtgggttaactgccttgttcagtgggttaactgccttgttcaggggaacagtgggttaactgccttgttcaggggaacagtgggttaactgccttgttaggggaacagtgggttaactgccttgtttcaGGGGaacttgccttgttcaggggaacagtgggttaactgccttgttcaggggaacagtgggttaactgccttgttcaggggaacagtgggttaactgccttgttcaggggaacagtgggttaactgccttgttcaggggaacagtgggttaactgccttgttcaggggaacagtgggttaactgccttgttcaggggcagaacggcagatttttaccttgtcggctcggggattcgatcttgaaacctttcggttactaggccaacgctctaaccactaggccaacgctctaaccactaggccaacgctctaaccactaggccaacgctctaaccactaggccaacgctctaaccactaggccaacgctctaaccactaggcccttCTGAAGTGATAGAAACTTCTGACATAGAATCAACACTGTGTGGGGAATTAATTTTTATCCCGGTGTGTGATTTTAGTGTCATGTCAGATAAAACGGTCTGACATAGGAACCAACCGACCCACTACTAGGGACAATGATGAATACTGGGTGTGTTTGTATGTAGGTTGAATGTGTTTGCAGTGTGCGTGTGTAATCGgtgtgtgttatcagtgtgtgtatgtgttatcagtgtgtgtgtgtaatcggtgtgtgttatcagtgtgtgtatgtgttatcagtgtgtgtgtgtgttatcagtgtgtgtgtgtgttatcagtgtgtgtatAGACTCTGCTCCATGCTGGGTAGTAATttcagtgtgtgtgcagtgagttgACATCTTTGAGTTCAGAGTCAACAGTCTAACAGCCACATCACTAGCATCTGAGAGTGTCCagagatctccctccctccctggttatTAAATACCAGAGTTCAGCTTTAGGTCCAATCAAACGACCCTCGAGGAAATATCAGCTTAACCAAAGTCATGggacctctctcacacacacacacacctacacacacacacagtttgtataactaaccttgtggggactaacaaaatggcCCCTAGTTTGTCACGTTTGTTTGTTTGCTATTGTTGTGGGTCACTTCTGGTCCTCACAAGTATAGAGTTAAACACatccactcactcacacacagcccCGTCCACTGGCTTTGTGTTTGGTGTTCTGTCCCTCTGGGCAGACATCACTTCAACCTCTACTTTTGATTTACAGTACTAGTATATATACcatgtaaataataatatatagatatatatatacagtactagtataTATACcatgtaaataataatatatatatatatacacagtactagTATATATACcatgtaaataataatatatatatatatatacacagtactagTATATATACcatgtaaataataatatatagatatatattatacagtactagTATATGTACcatgtaaataataatatatagatatatatatatacagtactagtataTATACcatgtaaataataatatatagatatatatatatacagtactagtataTATACcatgtaaataataatatatagatatatatatacagtactagtataTGTACcatgtatataataatatatagatatatatatacagtactagtataTATACcatgtaaataataatatatagatatatatctacagtactagTATATATACcatgtaaataataatatatagatatatacagtactagtataTATACcatgtaaataataatatatatatataccatataaataatatatatatatatatatatatatataccatatatatatatatatacagtactagtataTATACcatgtaaataataatatatagatatatatatatacagtactagtataTATACcatgtaaataataatatatagatatatatatacagtactagtataTGTACcatgtaaataataatatatagatatatatatatatatacagtactagtataTGTACCacgtaaataataatatatatatatatacagtactagtataTGTACcatgtaaataataatatatagatatatatatacagtactagtataTGTACcatgtaaataataatatatagatatatatatatacagtactagtataTGTACcatgtaaataataatatatatatatacagtactagtataTATACCATGTAaataatactatatatatatatatatatatatatatatatatacagtactagtataTATACcatgtaaataataatatatagatatatataccatgtaaataataatatatagatatatatatacagtactagtataTATACcatgtaaataataatatatagatatatatatatatacagtactagtataTATACcatgtaaataataatatatagatatatatatatatatacagtactagtataTATACcatgtaaataataatatatagatatatatacaatACTAGTATATATACca
This genomic interval from Oncorhynchus tshawytscha isolate Ot180627B unplaced genomic scaffold, Otsh_v2.0 Un_contig_2868_pilon_pilon, whole genome shotgun sequence contains the following:
- the brat1 gene encoding BRCA1-associated ATM activator 1; its protein translation is MDSECLVLLPRVCAVLADPRQSLPDDTSLEKLLDWFTGLTKEDHGLALLESCPCLVDYISTVCLDKTTDPSMLSFSLKLSGMLAASQHGFNLLQDRSILGVAYDSERWQVAGLWEDPSVRIGWIHGLSNMMRHTQAFHFLDQAGLTKPLLQLQTDPSLFVASAANHLLARLLTFHQPATTSHTTQGNGLTVPPNKEEVELDVTMETSPGSGCSITMEILKHLESSLESDSHTQVLQGLRLLALTLPELEAPLRGSVIRRVLGPLDGLVREGRRAAALMAVLLATYRSGPCDSRLVSLMASMLNSQNPSDAALCAAATLHPETCPPGLRQKVVAVLLRPLQMVTGVTLLDWPNDRHTDGQTDHRHTDGQTDHKHTDQQTDLRHTDGQTDHRHTDQQTDHRQTDEDHRQTDEDHRQTDEDHRQTDTDQDRQTECRSSLSLLLDHLNHKPSCVSLLCVSVSSAPYITDMDSSASVILAVVSLLRICNGHSPSPESKAAIGCSKASTNLIGCSKVQRCCLDSLASLSTCPGAVERMVEVFHVLVQNLQNPDSDPTVLQKNYQAMLRWLSVSAEPNSLTDLVTEDLLPVLKKRVCDVRWEVRDSTLEFLGQLCEALSCTVTPILLEALCDQESYVRASAISALARTLPLSDQQGEPGNRTQEQTLGQLLDILSQDSEGFPRRAVVQFFISWLKTHPSSSSSSSSSLCSVLSLGSTDLDWEVKVHTLELVELLMEETLPGHQESELGSAPPPYGGSGGTNLLTHTDLTHPYAVTPSQPSPLLTHTPSETHTPLTHTHPTHTTPTHTHPTTSVVCGLSRLVELGVVTALLNGLFDCDRPVALKACSLLLRLRDAVCPSRSLGKGAMTTDDTTVAKVTFDLRGQVWEREVTRKLQEKRGSDWVKESREVGCDRPNKNRDSDRTDGAGSEACDRSTGKSVCEGSARVCEVLWSLGLEERQSVLSQSSDHVQNSPLSLLEDILNAIDTSHTDKVIVDCY
- the LOC121845818 gene encoding extensin-like, whose product is MGLVISPTPPCLHHPALYHPALHHSAYTTLPYTTLPYTTLPYTTLPYTTLPYTTLPTPPCPTPPCPTPLCLHHSAYTTLPYTTLPYTTLPYTTLPYTTLPYTTLPYTTLPYTTLPYTTLPYTTLPTPPCPTPPCPTPPCPTPPCPTPLCPTPPCPTPPCPTPPCPTPLCPTPPCPTPPCPTPLCPTPPCPTPLCLHHSAYTTLPYTTLPYTTLPYTTLPYTTLEVTLCISVPEVLFPQTD